A portion of the Streptomyces coeruleoprunus genome contains these proteins:
- a CDS encoding ABC transporter permease has protein sequence MSLTAGSRPDGTRPAAVVEEPRAAVAGATAKESVPRRTAKAGKVPFRVRWRRDRALILMTSPVIALLLLFNYVPLLGNVVAFQDYDPYVSSNGITAVFHSPWVGVEQFSRMFDDPLFWSATKNTIVLFVLQLVLFFPVPIALALVINSVIRPRVRAVAQAIMYLPHFFSWVLVVTVFQQILGGAGIIAQTLEEHGWSGFDLMTDADLFKYLVTAQAVWKDAGWGIIVFLAALSAVSTDLYEAAAMDGAGRWRRMWHVTLPALRPVIALLLVLRVGDALSVGFEQFLLQRDAVGAGASEVLDTYVWNMGIQNGDFSYAAAVGLAKGLIGVCLVLGANKFAHLLGEQGVYKK, from the coding sequence ATGTCCCTCACGGCCGGGAGCAGGCCCGACGGGACGCGTCCCGCCGCGGTCGTCGAGGAACCGAGGGCGGCGGTCGCCGGAGCCACCGCGAAGGAGAGCGTGCCGCGCAGGACCGCCAAGGCGGGCAAGGTCCCCTTCCGGGTCCGGTGGCGCCGCGACCGCGCGCTCATCCTGATGACCTCGCCCGTCATCGCCCTGCTCCTCCTCTTCAACTACGTCCCGCTCCTCGGCAACGTCGTCGCCTTCCAGGACTACGACCCGTACGTCTCCAGCAACGGCATCACGGCGGTCTTCCACAGCCCCTGGGTGGGCGTGGAGCAGTTCTCGCGGATGTTCGACGACCCGCTGTTCTGGAGCGCCACGAAGAACACCATCGTCCTGTTCGTGCTCCAACTGGTGCTGTTCTTCCCCGTCCCCATCGCCCTCGCGCTGGTCATCAACAGCGTGATCCGGCCCCGGGTGCGGGCCGTGGCACAGGCGATCATGTATCTCCCGCACTTCTTCTCGTGGGTCCTCGTCGTCACCGTGTTCCAGCAGATCCTCGGCGGCGCGGGCATCATCGCGCAGACCCTCGAGGAGCACGGGTGGAGCGGCTTCGACCTGATGACCGACGCGGACCTCTTCAAGTACCTGGTCACCGCGCAGGCCGTGTGGAAGGACGCCGGCTGGGGGATCATCGTCTTCCTCGCCGCGCTGTCCGCCGTCAGCACCGACCTGTACGAGGCCGCCGCCATGGACGGCGCGGGGCGCTGGCGACGCATGTGGCACGTCACGCTGCCCGCGCTGCGCCCGGTGATCGCCCTGCTCCTGGTCCTCAGGGTGGGCGACGCGCTGAGCGTCGGATTCGAGCAGTTCCTGCTCCAGCGGGACGCGGTCGGCGCAGGGGCCAGCGAGGTCCTCGACACCTACGTGTGGAACATGGGTATCCAGAACGGCGACTTCAGCTACGCGGCCGCGGTCGGCCTGGCCAAGGGACTCATCGGAGTCTGTCTCGTCCTGGGCGCGAACAAGTTCGCGCACCTGCTGGGCGAGCAGGGGGTGTACAAGAAGTGA
- a CDS encoding glycoside hydrolase family 3 C-terminal domain-containing protein: MSAHTPHTPLPFRDQQLTFAKRVDDLLSRLTLDEKIGFLHQFAPAVERLGVAAFRTGQEALHGVAWMGPATVFPQAVGLGATWNTDLVRRVGEAVSKEVRAMRARDDRVSLNVWSPTVNLLRHPLWGRNEEGYSEDPKLTSAIATAYTHGLRGEHPTYWRTAPVLKHWLAHNNETGRDVTSSSVRPRVLHEYDLRAFRETVEAGAVAGVMPAYNLVNGRPNHVSPYLSEHLRTWTDEELLVCSDAGAPSNLVDSEHYFDTHEEATAAALLAGVDSFTDHGTDSSKITARVRGALEQGLLTESDVDAAVRRQLSVRFRLGEFDPEYDPHALTTAFDTPDHRALAQEAAEQAVVLLKNSGGLLPLAPGTRLAVVGLLADECKLDWYSGTLLHRCTPLAGLSERFGSERVQFAEGVDRILLKTSAGTFLHVPEADADDEARGAEGALDPALLAGRTDLPPLITGATGTELSLIDWGEGVLTLRAPDGRYLSVAEDGRVRASADQPGGWFVQETFRLEPHENGHLLRHIGTGHPLSVAPDGLKVADGNGEIFEVVVVESGEDAVHRVASQADVVVVVAGNDPHINGRETEDRTTLALPAHQERLLRAARTANPNTVLALVSSYPYTVDHAEVPALLWTAHGGQAAGSALARILAGDVSPAGRLPQTWYADDSDLPGLLDYDVIGGRQTYLYFEGTPLFPFGHGLSYASFSYEGLTTHIEDGTLRVSFTVANTGDVIADEVAQLYTRAMEPSVPRPRRELVAHRRVTLAPGEVTEIAFRVPMSAFAFWDVAQGRHRVAPGLYEILVGASSEDIRLAGTVGLDGEPSVPRPVMVGGLDAVDFDDQRDTEIVDRAKTSGDSVAPVTGLRGELVFRDCDFGEGAAGITVEAAGEGTVELSLGDGPVLAALTLSPVAAGPYDYATVSAPVVVAAGVHDVRLGLRGPVRLARVAFTA, from the coding sequence GTGTCCGCACACACGCCGCACACACCACTACCTTTCCGCGATCAGCAGCTGACTTTCGCGAAGCGCGTCGACGACCTCCTGTCGCGGCTCACCCTCGACGAGAAGATCGGATTCCTGCACCAGTTCGCGCCCGCCGTGGAGCGGCTCGGCGTCGCCGCGTTCCGCACCGGCCAGGAGGCCCTGCACGGCGTGGCCTGGATGGGGCCGGCCACCGTCTTCCCGCAGGCGGTGGGCCTGGGCGCGACCTGGAACACGGATCTCGTCCGACGGGTCGGCGAGGCGGTGTCCAAGGAGGTCCGCGCGATGCGCGCCCGCGACGACCGCGTGAGCCTGAATGTCTGGTCCCCGACCGTGAACCTGCTGCGCCACCCTCTGTGGGGCCGCAACGAGGAGGGCTACTCGGAGGACCCGAAGCTCACCTCGGCCATCGCCACCGCCTATACGCACGGCCTGCGCGGCGAGCACCCGACGTACTGGCGCACCGCGCCCGTCCTCAAGCACTGGCTGGCCCACAACAACGAGACGGGCCGCGACGTCACGTCCTCCTCGGTCCGCCCGCGCGTCCTGCACGAATACGACCTGCGCGCCTTCCGCGAGACGGTCGAGGCGGGCGCCGTGGCCGGCGTGATGCCGGCGTACAACCTGGTCAACGGCCGCCCGAACCACGTCTCGCCCTATCTGAGCGAGCATCTGCGCACCTGGACCGACGAGGAGCTGCTCGTCTGCTCGGACGCGGGCGCGCCCTCCAACCTGGTCGACTCCGAGCACTACTTCGACACCCACGAGGAGGCGACGGCCGCCGCGCTGCTCGCCGGCGTCGACAGCTTCACCGACCACGGCACCGACAGCTCGAAGATCACCGCGCGGGTCCGCGGCGCCCTGGAGCAGGGCCTGCTGACCGAGTCTGACGTCGACGCGGCGGTACGCCGCCAGCTCTCGGTCCGTTTCCGCCTCGGCGAGTTCGACCCGGAGTACGACCCGCACGCGCTCACCACGGCCTTCGACACCCCGGACCACCGGGCCCTCGCGCAAGAGGCGGCCGAGCAGGCGGTCGTGCTGCTCAAGAACAGCGGTGGCCTGCTGCCGCTCGCGCCCGGCACCCGGCTCGCGGTGGTCGGCCTGCTCGCCGACGAGTGCAAGCTCGACTGGTACAGCGGCACGCTCCTGCACCGCTGTACGCCGCTGGCGGGCCTGTCCGAGCGGTTCGGCTCGGAGCGCGTGCAGTTCGCGGAGGGCGTGGACCGGATCCTGCTGAAGACCTCGGCCGGAACCTTCCTGCACGTCCCCGAGGCGGACGCCGACGACGAGGCGCGCGGCGCCGAAGGCGCCCTCGACCCGGCCCTGCTCGCAGGCCGGACGGATCTGCCCCCGCTCATCACCGGGGCGACCGGCACCGAGCTCTCCCTCATCGACTGGGGCGAGGGCGTGCTGACCCTGCGCGCCCCCGACGGCCGTTATCTCTCCGTCGCCGAGGACGGCCGTGTCCGAGCCTCCGCCGACCAGCCCGGAGGCTGGTTCGTCCAGGAGACGTTCCGACTGGAACCGCACGAGAACGGCCACCTCCTTCGGCACATCGGTACGGGCCACCCCCTCTCTGTCGCCCCCGACGGCCTGAAGGTTGCCGACGGAAACGGGGAGATCTTCGAGGTCGTCGTCGTCGAGAGCGGCGAGGACGCGGTGCACAGGGTCGCCTCGCAGGCGGACGTGGTGGTGGTGGTCGCGGGCAACGATCCGCACATCAACGGACGCGAGACCGAGGACCGTACGACCCTCGCCCTCCCCGCCCACCAGGAGCGCCTCCTGCGCGCGGCCCGCACGGCCAACCCGAACACGGTGCTGGCGCTGGTCTCGTCGTACCCGTACACGGTCGATCACGCGGAGGTGCCGGCGCTGCTGTGGACGGCCCACGGCGGCCAGGCGGCCGGCAGCGCCCTGGCCCGGATCCTGGCCGGCGACGTCTCCCCCGCCGGCCGCCTCCCGCAGACCTGGTACGCCGACGACTCCGACCTGCCGGGTCTCCTCGACTACGACGTGATCGGCGGCCGCCAGACGTACCTCTACTTCGAGGGCACGCCTCTCTTCCCGTTCGGCCACGGCCTGTCGTACGCGTCCTTCTCCTACGAGGGCCTCACGACTCACATCGAGGACGGGACACTGCGTGTGTCCTTCACGGTCGCCAACACCGGTGATGTCATCGCGGACGAGGTCGCCCAGCTCTACACGCGGGCCATGGAGCCGTCGGTGCCACGGCCCCGCAGGGAACTGGTCGCGCACCGGCGTGTGACGCTCGCGCCCGGCGAGGTCACGGAGATCGCCTTCCGGGTGCCGATGTCGGCCTTCGCGTTCTGGGATGTTGCGCAGGGACGACACCGGGTGGCACCGGGCCTCTACGAGATCCTCGTCGGCGCGTCCAGCGAGGACATCCGCCTGGCCGGGACCGTCGGCCTCGACGGCGAGCCGTCCGTCCCCCGGCCGGTCATGGTGGGCGGCCTGGACGCGGTGGACTTCGACGACCAGCGCGACACGGAGATCGTGGACCGCGCGAAGACGTCGGGTGACTCCGTCGCCCCTGTGACCGGCCTGAGGGGCGAGCTGGTGTTCCGTGACTGTGACTTCGGAGAGGGGGCCGCCGGGATCACGGTGGAGGCCGCGGGTGAGGGCACGGTCGAACTCTCGCTGGGTGACGGTCCGGTACTGGCGGCGCTCACGCTTTCCCCGGTCGCAGCCGGGCCCTACGACTACGCCACGGTGAGCGCCCCCGTCGTCGTGGCGGCCGGTGTGCACGACGTCCGCCTCGGGCTGCGTGGCCCGGTGCGACTCGCGCGCGTCGCGTTCACCGCCTGA
- a CDS encoding beta-galactosidase: MPGLSDATRGRLLFGGDYNPEQWPEETWYEDVRLMKAAGVNSVTLGVFSWSALEPEPGAREFGRLDTLMDLMHDNGIGVVLATPTSSPPPWMGRLHPDTLPVTEDGRTEWWGGRQHFSHSSATYRRYAAAITEDLAARYAGHPALTMWHINNEYCTFDYGDEAAAAFRRWLREKYGTLDALNEAWGTAFWSQGYDTWDGILPPRLPHYMRNPTQVLDFRRFTSDMLLECYVAERDIVRRHTPNIPVTSNFMPLWMGQDAWRWAEEEDVVSVDIYPDPRDPLGAQSGALVQDMTRSQARGPWMLMEQAAGPVNWRGVNHPKPRGLNRLWSLQAVARGADAVCYFQWRQSRQGAEKFHSGMVSHAGEEGRTYQEVKRLGAELERIAAETAGRNITADIAILHDWHAWWAGAQDGRLSGQVEYPDVLRAWHRALWQAHFTTDFAHPEHDLTPYSVVIVPQLYALTDAAIDNLLAHVRRGGTLVCGFQTGVADEDDRVRAGGMDPRLRELFGIRTLHEWWPLDAGETVTCEGFTASLWSEELEGDGSADETVPYKGGELDGLPAVLRKGRAWYVSTLPEPEALRDLLARIASAAGVRPVLDGLPEEVEAVRWGEALFVLNHGREPVTVEVPGTHHDLLTGTSVTDRVTLGRYGVAVLRP; the protein is encoded by the coding sequence ATGCCCGGCCTGAGCGACGCGACCCGCGGCCGCCTTCTCTTCGGCGGCGACTACAACCCGGAGCAGTGGCCCGAGGAGACCTGGTACGAGGACGTCCGGCTGATGAAGGCGGCCGGGGTCAACTCGGTCACCCTCGGTGTCTTCTCCTGGTCGGCGCTGGAACCGGAGCCGGGCGCGAGGGAGTTCGGCAGACTGGACACGCTGATGGACCTGATGCACGACAACGGCATCGGCGTCGTCCTCGCCACCCCGACCTCCTCGCCCCCGCCCTGGATGGGCCGACTGCACCCGGACACCCTGCCCGTCACCGAGGACGGCCGCACCGAGTGGTGGGGCGGCCGGCAGCACTTCTCGCACTCCAGCGCCACCTATCGGCGCTACGCCGCCGCCATCACAGAGGACCTCGCCGCCCGCTACGCCGGCCACCCGGCGCTGACGATGTGGCACATCAACAACGAGTACTGCACCTTCGACTACGGCGACGAGGCCGCGGCAGCCTTCCGCCGCTGGCTGCGCGAGAAGTACGGCACCCTCGACGCCCTCAACGAGGCCTGGGGCACCGCCTTCTGGAGCCAGGGTTACGACACCTGGGACGGCATCCTGCCGCCCCGCCTGCCCCACTACATGCGCAACCCCACCCAGGTGCTGGACTTCAGGCGCTTCACCTCGGACATGCTCCTGGAGTGCTACGTCGCCGAGCGGGACATCGTGCGCCGCCACACCCCGAACATCCCGGTCACCAGCAACTTCATGCCGCTGTGGATGGGCCAGGACGCCTGGCGCTGGGCCGAGGAGGAGGACGTGGTCTCCGTCGACATCTACCCGGATCCGCGCGACCCGCTGGGCGCCCAGAGCGGCGCCCTCGTCCAGGACATGACCCGCTCCCAGGCGCGCGGGCCGTGGATGCTCATGGAGCAGGCTGCCGGGCCCGTCAACTGGCGGGGCGTGAACCACCCCAAGCCCCGGGGCCTCAACCGGCTCTGGTCCCTGCAGGCCGTGGCCCGGGGTGCCGACGCCGTCTGCTACTTCCAGTGGCGGCAGTCCCGGCAGGGCGCGGAGAAGTTCCACTCCGGCATGGTCAGCCATGCCGGGGAGGAGGGCCGGACGTACCAGGAGGTCAAGCGGCTCGGCGCGGAGCTGGAGCGGATCGCCGCCGAGACGGCCGGCCGGAACATCACCGCGGACATCGCGATCCTGCATGACTGGCACGCCTGGTGGGCCGGCGCCCAGGACGGCCGCCTGTCCGGCCAGGTGGAGTACCCGGACGTCCTGCGCGCCTGGCACCGAGCCCTCTGGCAGGCGCACTTCACCACCGACTTCGCCCACCCCGAGCACGACCTGACCCCATACTCCGTGGTCATCGTGCCGCAGCTCTACGCCCTCACCGACGCGGCGATCGACAACCTCCTCGCCCATGTCCGCAGGGGCGGCACCCTCGTCTGCGGCTTCCAGACCGGCGTCGCCGACGAGGACGACCGGGTCCGCGCCGGTGGCATGGATCCCCGGCTGCGCGAGCTGTTCGGCATCCGCACCCTGCACGAGTGGTGGCCGCTGGACGCGGGGGAGACCGTCACCTGCGAGGGCTTCACGGCGTCCCTGTGGTCGGAGGAGCTGGAGGGCGACGGCTCCGCCGACGAGACCGTCCCGTACAAGGGCGGTGAACTCGACGGACTGCCCGCCGTCCTGCGCAAGGGCCGGGCCTGGTACGTCTCCACGCTCCCGGAGCCGGAGGCGCTGCGCGACCTGCTGGCCCGGATCGCCTCCGCCGCGGGCGTCCGGCCGGTGCTCGACGGCCTCCCCGAGGAGGTCGAGGCCGTCCGCTGGGGCGAGGCGCTGTTCGTGCTCAACCACGGCCGCGAGCCGGTGACCGTCGAGGTGCCCGGCACTCACCACGATCTCCTCACGGGGACGTCAGTCACCGACCGGGTCACCCTCGGCCGCTACGGCGTGGCGGTGCTCCGGCCATGA
- a CDS encoding carbohydrate ABC transporter permease, giving the protein MSLNTQLIRSLKAPARPVWEEPPSKAGLTAKGGFLVLCCLGVLGPLWIVIVTSLSPKPVIDEVGGLVVIPQGITFVNYTELLSGGQVSRAIMVSVGVTLAGTLFSMTVSVLAAYGLSRPGSLGHRFFLMAMMATMFFGAGLIPTYLLVQSLGLTDTYLSLILPSAVSVFNILVLRAFFMGISPELTESARIDGAGEMRILLTIIVPLSRAVLAVISLFYAVGYWSAWFNASIYLNDQEMMPLQNVLIQLVQKNTEAPTGLQQAVRTGQLSALGLQMAVMVLALIPVAVASPFVQRHFKKGMLTGAIKG; this is encoded by the coding sequence GTGAGCCTCAACACGCAGCTCATCCGCAGCCTCAAGGCTCCCGCCCGCCCGGTGTGGGAGGAGCCGCCGAGCAAGGCGGGACTCACCGCCAAGGGCGGCTTCCTCGTGCTCTGCTGTCTCGGGGTGCTCGGCCCGCTGTGGATCGTGATCGTCACCAGCCTCTCCCCGAAGCCCGTGATCGACGAGGTCGGCGGCCTCGTCGTGATCCCCCAGGGCATCACCTTCGTCAACTACACCGAACTGCTCAGCGGTGGCCAGGTCAGCCGGGCCATCATGGTCTCGGTCGGTGTCACGCTCGCCGGCACGCTGTTCTCGATGACGGTGTCGGTGCTGGCGGCCTACGGCCTGTCGCGGCCGGGGAGTCTGGGCCATCGGTTCTTCCTGATGGCCATGATGGCGACCATGTTCTTCGGGGCCGGCCTCATTCCGACGTACCTTCTGGTCCAGTCGCTGGGCCTCACCGACACCTATCTGTCGCTGATCCTGCCGAGCGCCGTCAGCGTCTTCAACATCCTCGTCCTGCGGGCCTTCTTCATGGGGATCTCACCCGAACTCACCGAGTCCGCCCGCATCGACGGGGCCGGCGAGATGCGCATCCTGCTGACCATCATCGTGCCGCTGTCACGCGCGGTGCTGGCCGTCATCTCGCTGTTCTACGCGGTCGGGTACTGGAGCGCCTGGTTCAACGCGTCCATCTACCTCAACGACCAGGAGATGATGCCGCTGCAGAACGTGCTCATCCAGCTGGTCCAGAAGAACACCGAGGCGCCGACCGGCCTCCAGCAGGCCGTCCGCACCGGCCAACTCTCCGCCCTGGGGCTGCAGATGGCCGTCATGGTCCTCGCGCTGATCCCGGTCGCGGTCGCCTCCCCGTTCGTCCAGCGGCACTTCAAGAAGGGCATGCTCACAGGAGCCATCAAGGGCTGA
- a CDS encoding extracellular solute-binding protein, which produces MTPNAASSGLSRRSFLASTAVATAAVAGGMPLLTACSDAEGGGSREGATSGKAADKLLPTYVASTVAKPDIPSKNGSSAGYTGKVDLAALATSVPTRLGTGAPLEIMAPLWGTPPKPGCAYYTALDAAAGTKITWQNQDGNTYGEKLGAVLASSSIPDMVVVPSWELVGKISNAVTAKFMDLGPYLAGDKVKKYPNLAAIPTDSWRMSIFGGALRGIPMPAAPVPGIVPYYRKDVFDKKGYTVPTSADEFLSWAKEATSAKAKVWACGDMRWSAAGFFSVLPAGSLGWNIGNDGKLTYRIEHPQYLEHLEWVRKLFAAGVVHPDDKANTGDPSQRFTAGQILVYNNDMSSWYGKTAEQARSNPDFEIGGMDYFGADGGSPTLYAGQPAGIWSMIRKGASKETVENALAAANFAAAPYGTKERMFVDYGVEGTHYTVANGAPVKNDQGIQEVNNAWVLLAAPAPYTAHPDLPDIARMQVEWQQRQGALVKKTSTYGMNIVEPSRYATLSSQFEQLEIDFVRGNKKLSDIQQAISTWKSSGGDKLRDWYKELLDKNGSGN; this is translated from the coding sequence ATGACGCCGAATGCCGCCTCCTCCGGACTGAGCCGGAGAAGCTTCCTCGCCTCCACGGCGGTCGCCACCGCGGCCGTGGCGGGGGGAATGCCGCTCCTCACCGCCTGCAGCGATGCGGAGGGCGGCGGGTCGCGAGAGGGTGCCACGTCGGGCAAGGCCGCGGACAAGCTGCTCCCGACCTATGTGGCCAGCACGGTCGCCAAGCCGGACATTCCGTCGAAGAACGGCTCGTCAGCGGGGTACACCGGCAAGGTCGACCTCGCGGCCCTCGCCACCTCGGTCCCGACCAGGCTCGGCACCGGCGCTCCCCTCGAGATCATGGCCCCGCTCTGGGGCACCCCGCCGAAGCCCGGGTGCGCGTACTACACGGCGCTCGACGCCGCGGCGGGCACCAAGATCACCTGGCAGAACCAGGACGGCAACACCTACGGTGAGAAGCTCGGTGCCGTTCTCGCCTCCAGCTCCATACCCGACATGGTGGTCGTGCCGAGCTGGGAACTGGTCGGCAAGATCTCGAACGCGGTCACCGCGAAGTTCATGGACCTCGGCCCCTATCTGGCGGGTGACAAGGTCAAGAAGTACCCGAACCTGGCCGCGATCCCGACCGACTCCTGGCGCATGAGCATCTTCGGCGGCGCGCTGCGCGGCATCCCGATGCCCGCTGCCCCCGTGCCCGGCATCGTGCCCTACTACCGCAAGGACGTCTTCGACAAGAAGGGCTACACCGTTCCCACGTCGGCCGACGAGTTCCTCAGCTGGGCGAAGGAGGCCACCAGCGCCAAGGCCAAGGTGTGGGCCTGCGGTGACATGAGGTGGTCGGCGGCAGGCTTCTTCAGCGTCCTTCCCGCCGGGTCGCTCGGCTGGAACATCGGGAACGACGGCAAGCTGACGTACCGCATCGAGCACCCCCAGTACCTCGAACATCTGGAGTGGGTCCGCAAGCTGTTCGCCGCCGGCGTCGTCCATCCCGACGACAAGGCGAACACGGGCGACCCGAGCCAGCGGTTCACCGCCGGACAGATCCTGGTCTACAACAACGACATGTCCTCCTGGTACGGCAAGACCGCCGAACAGGCCCGGTCCAACCCGGACTTCGAGATCGGCGGCATGGACTACTTCGGCGCCGACGGCGGCAGCCCGACGCTGTACGCCGGCCAGCCCGCCGGCATCTGGTCCATGATCCGCAAGGGCGCCTCGAAGGAGACGGTCGAGAACGCGCTGGCCGCGGCCAACTTCGCGGCGGCACCCTACGGCACCAAGGAGCGGATGTTCGTCGACTACGGCGTCGAGGGCACCCACTACACGGTCGCGAACGGCGCCCCGGTCAAGAACGATCAGGGCATCCAGGAGGTGAACAACGCCTGGGTGCTGCTGGCGGCCCCGGCCCCCTACACCGCCCACCCCGACCTCCCCGACATCGCCCGCATGCAGGTCGAGTGGCAGCAGCGGCAGGGCGCTCTCGTCAAGAAGACCTCCACCTACGGCATGAACATCGTCGAGCCGAGCCGGTACGCCACCCTCTCCAGCCAGTTCGAGCAGCTGGAGATCGACTTCGTACGCGGCAACAAGAAGCTCTCCGACATCCAGCAGGCCATCTCCACCTGGAAGTCCTCCGGCGGCGACAAGCTGCGCGACTGGTACAAGGAGCTCCTCGACAAGAACGGCAGCGGCAACTGA
- a CDS encoding 1,4-beta-glucanase: protein MSRFHLSRRSVLAGSAAAAAVVSLPAVSGQAQAAARSSVAESGYRWRGAVMGGTGFISGVLFHPSVRGLAYARTDIGGAYRWDDRTDRWIPLTDHLGWDDWNLLGVEAMAVDPAHRNRLYLALGTYTQPWAGNGAVLRSEDRGATWKRTDLTVKLGANEDGRGCGERLLVDPRDCDTLWLGTRHDGLLKSTDRGATWQPADFPATPSATGQGITLLVAAGRTVYAGWGDSDGTADHPNLYRTSDGRTWEPVPGQPAGTAARVPVRAAYDRLTRELYVTYANAPGPNGQSDGSVHKLRTTNGKWTEVTPVKPGGVTSDGGTDAFGYGGVAVDARRPGTLVVSTNNRWSEIDTVFRSTDGGRTWTSLKDEAVLDVSETPYLKWGGDKPKFGWWIQALGLDPFDSRHVVYGTGATLYGTRDLRRWAPQIRGLEETAILHLISPPVGEAHLISGNGDIGVMYHESLTASPSRGMASNPVFGSTTGLSQAAARPSYVVRTGWSGSANGAWSDDGGQTWSPFASQPAAAKDAPGPIVTNADGSVLLWSLGSSNGTVNPAYRSTDNGATWSEATSVPKGAVLVADPVDPALFYGYDTTAGTVHASTDGGLTFTPTATDLPSGDPQFQLTAAPGRSGDLWLSAKEAGLYRSTDGGATFTRVGSCRSSHTLGFGKAAPGATYPAVYMVGATEGFNAVHRSDDEAKSWVRINDDQHQWGWIGRAITGDPRVYGRVYVGTNGRGVQYGEPV from the coding sequence ATGAGCAGGTTCCACCTCAGCAGGCGCTCCGTTCTTGCCGGTTCCGCTGCCGCCGCCGCGGTCGTCTCCCTGCCCGCGGTTTCGGGGCAGGCGCAGGCCGCCGCCCGCTCGTCCGTCGCCGAGAGCGGCTACCGGTGGCGCGGCGCCGTCATGGGCGGCACCGGTTTCATCAGCGGCGTGCTGTTCCACCCGTCGGTACGAGGGCTCGCCTACGCCAGGACCGACATCGGGGGCGCCTACCGCTGGGACGACCGCACCGACCGTTGGATCCCGCTGACCGACCACCTCGGCTGGGACGACTGGAACCTTCTCGGCGTCGAGGCCATGGCCGTCGACCCGGCCCACCGGAACCGCCTGTACCTGGCCCTCGGCACGTACACGCAGCCCTGGGCCGGCAACGGGGCCGTGCTGCGGTCCGAGGACCGGGGTGCCACCTGGAAGCGCACGGACCTCACCGTGAAGCTCGGAGCCAACGAGGACGGGCGCGGATGCGGTGAACGGCTCCTGGTCGACCCGCGGGACTGCGACACGCTGTGGCTCGGCACCCGGCACGACGGACTGCTCAAGTCCACCGACCGAGGCGCCACGTGGCAGCCCGCGGACTTCCCGGCCACCCCGAGCGCCACCGGCCAGGGCATCACCCTCCTGGTCGCCGCGGGCCGTACCGTCTACGCCGGCTGGGGCGACTCCGACGGCACCGCCGACCACCCCAACCTCTACCGCACGTCCGACGGAAGGACGTGGGAGCCCGTCCCCGGGCAGCCGGCCGGCACCGCCGCGAGGGTGCCGGTCCGAGCCGCGTACGACCGCCTCACCCGAGAGCTGTACGTGACGTATGCCAACGCCCCCGGCCCCAACGGGCAGTCCGACGGCAGCGTGCACAAGCTGCGGACGACGAACGGGAAATGGACCGAGGTCACCCCCGTGAAGCCCGGCGGGGTGACGAGCGACGGCGGGACCGACGCCTTCGGCTACGGCGGCGTCGCCGTCGACGCCCGCCGGCCCGGGACGCTCGTCGTGTCCACCAACAACCGCTGGTCCGAGATCGACACCGTCTTCCGTTCCACCGACGGCGGCCGCACCTGGACGTCCCTGAAGGACGAGGCCGTCCTCGACGTCTCCGAGACCCCCTACCTCAAGTGGGGTGGCGACAAGCCCAAGTTCGGCTGGTGGATCCAGGCCCTCGGCCTCGACCCGTTCGACTCCCGGCACGTCGTCTACGGCACCGGCGCGACCCTGTACGGCACGCGCGACCTCCGGCGCTGGGCTCCGCAGATCCGCGGCCTGGAGGAGACCGCCATCCTCCATCTGATCTCGCCGCCGGTCGGAGAGGCGCATCTGATCAGCGGCAACGGCGACATCGGCGTGATGTACCACGAGTCGCTCACGGCATCCCCCTCACGCGGCATGGCGTCGAACCCCGTCTTCGGGTCGACGACGGGACTCTCCCAGGCCGCTGCCCGACCCTCGTACGTCGTGCGCACCGGCTGGAGCGGGAGCGCCAACGGCGCCTGGTCGGACGACGGCGGACAGACCTGGTCGCCCTTCGCGTCACAGCCGGCCGCCGCCAAGGACGCGCCCGGCCCGATCGTCACCAACGCCGACGGCAGCGTGCTCCTGTGGTCCCTCGGGTCCTCGAACGGCACCGTCAACCCGGCGTACCGCTCGACGGACAACGGCGCCACCTGGTCCGAGGCCACCTCCGTCCCGAAGGGCGCCGTCCTGGTCGCGGACCCCGTGGACCCGGCGCTCTTCTACGGCTACGACACGACGGCCGGCACGGTCCACGCCAGCACCGACGGCGGCCTGACCTTCACCCCCACGGCCACCGACCTGCCCTCGGGCGACCCGCAGTTCCAGCTGACCGCGGCCCCGGGGCGCTCCGGTGACCTGTGGCTCAGCGCGAAGGAGGCCGGGCTGTACCGCTCCACCGACGGGGGCGCCACCTTCACCAGGGTCGGCAGCTGCCGGTCCTCGCACACCCTGGGCTTCGGCAAGGCCGCCCCGGGCGCCACCTACCCGGCGGTCTACATGGTCGGCGCGACCGAGGGCTTCAACGCCGTCCACCGCTCCGACGACGAGGCGAAGAGCTGGGTACGGATCAACGACGACCAGCACCAGTGGGGCTGGATCGGCCGGGCCATCACCGGCGATCCGCGCGTGTACGGGCGGGTCTACGTCGGCACCAACGGGCGCGGCGTGCAGTACGGGGAGCCCGTCTGA